In Victivallis sp. Marseille-Q1083, the genomic stretch CGTCGAAACTCAGCGTATCGAAGCGGACGGCATCCGGATTTTTGAATGGATCGGAGGAGTAGACTCCGTTGACTTTGGTCGCCTTGAGCACCGCTTCGCAATCGGTTTCCAGCGCGCGCAGCGCCGCCGTGGTGTCGGTGGTGAAAAAAGGGCTGCCGGTGCCGCCGGCGAAGATGACGACCTTGCCGGATTCCAGCGCTTTTACCGCCTCGGCCCGGTTGAAGCGTTTGGCCAGCGGTTCCATCGCGATGGCGCTCTGCACTTCGGCGCTGATGCCGACCGCCGTGAAGAAATCCTTCAGACACATCGCGTTCATCACCGTTGCCAGCATGCCCATGTAATCGGCATTGACCCGGTCCATGCCGCCGGCTTTGCCCATGACGCCGCGCCAGATGTTGCCGGCGCCGACCACCAGCGCCACTTCCACGCCGGCATATACCACCTGCTTGAT encodes the following:
- the pyrH gene encoding UMP kinase — encoded protein: METTYKYSRVLIKLSGETLKGAQEHGYDSEAVRAVVERIKQVVYAGVEVALVVGAGNIWRGVMGKAGGMDRVNADYMGMLATVMNAMCLKDFFTAVGISAEVQSAIAMEPLAKRFNRAEAVKALESGKVVIFAGGTGSPFFTTDTTAALRALETDCEAVLKATKVNGVYSSDPFKNPDAVRFDTLSFDEALARQLAVMDSTAFSLCRDNDLAVIVFDFFEPDSLEKVLRGDLSAGTLIN